The Elusimicrobiaceae bacterium genomic sequence GGCATTGTCATCACCACCTGCGGGGCCTGGCCGTTGTCTTTTTGCAGGCTGCGGCCGGCCAGCAGATTGAAAATCTGGTCGCTTCCGCCCAGTTCGATATCGGCTTTAAGCGCGACGGAGTCATAACCCTGAAACACCGGGTAAAGCAGCTCCAGCATGCTTACGGGGCTGTTTTCGGCCATGCGTTTCTTGAAATCTTCCCGTTCCAGCAGCTGCGAAACCGTCACTTTGCTCAGAGTCGCCAGCAGGCCCGCTCCGCTGTTTCCGCCCACGAACGGAGCCAGCCATTCGGAGTTGAAGCGGATTTCGGTTCTCTGCGGATCGAGTATCTTAAACACCTGTTCAACGTAGGTGCCGGCGTTTTCCCGGATCTGGTCCGGCCCGAGTACCGGCCGGGTGCTGTCCCGTCCTGACGGATCGCCTATTCCGGCCGTAAAATCGCCGATCACCAGCACGCCTTTGTGGCCCAGATCTTCAAACGCGCGCATTTTCGAAAGAACCACGCTGTGGCCGAGGTGCAGATCCGGGCGGGTCGGATCGGCGCCGAGTTTGATGACAAGCTGTTTGCCGGACCCGAGTTTCTTCTCCAGTTCTTCGCGACTGACAATATCTGTGCAGCCGCGTG encodes the following:
- the tyrS gene encoding tyrosine--tRNA ligase, yielding MSADPAFEPLTRGCTDIVSREELEKKLGSGKQLVIKLGADPTRPDLHLGHSVVLSKMRAFEDLGHKGVLVIGDFTAGIGDPSGRDSTRPVLGPDQIRENAGTYVEQVFKILDPQRTEIRFNSEWLAPFVGGNSGAGLLATLSKVTVSQLLEREDFKKRMAENSPVSMLELLYPVFQGYDSVALKADIELGGSDQIFNLLAGRSLQKDNGQAPQVVMTMPLLVGTDGVKKMSKSYGNYIGLSDKPDEMFGKVMSVSDGLMLDYYELLTAEDMAAVKAMHPMDAKKQLAGLLVTRFHGAAQAESALEHFNQVFSRRQLPDEMPAVTVPAGTTVSAAVYAAGMAESKKEARRLVEQGGVKLNGEKVEDCVLAFEGKAVMQVGRRRFCELTIAG